The following coding sequences lie in one Spinacia oleracea cultivar Varoflay chromosome 1, BTI_SOV_V1, whole genome shotgun sequence genomic window:
- the LOC130464325 gene encoding uncharacterized protein, translating into MEKLGFPYPKDLATDIVIRSLPEDFHNFKLNFYMQGGEATLQELHGSLIQAERNLPNKPKHKDVLMVSKGKKFKKKGAPMKKNKGKVVANENSSTKPKATPKAKVAAQHECYHCHKIGHWKRNCPKYLEDKKTGALTSGTKKK; encoded by the exons ATGGAGAAATTGGGTTTCCCTTATCCTAAGGACCTGGCAACTGACATAGTCATCAGATCCTTGcctgaagattttcataactttaagttgaacttctacatgcaaggaggggaggctaccctgcaagagttgcatggttcactaattcaggctgagagaaacttaccaaataaacctaaacataaggatgttctaatggttagtaaaggtaagaagttcaagaagaaaggggctcccatgaagaagaacaagggcaaggtagttgccaatgagaactcttcaaccaagccaaaggccactcccaaggctaaggtagctgctcaacatgagtgctaccactgccacaagattggtcattggaagaggaactgccccaagtatctggaggataagaagactggtgctttaacttcag ggactaaaaagaagtag